One region of Deltaproteobacteria bacterium genomic DNA includes:
- a CDS encoding hydrogenase 4 subunit B, which yields TTAGAFGWLWLTPVSHERASYSGVIVFGVILLVVAVTYLLLHARRTSIHRTPLWDCGFEKVTSRMQYNATSFSMPIRRIFGFFFNVKEQVRIKQTQRHPAFPERLHYHLRIRDRFWNWIYQPISDLSFWVSRKVGRLQQGRIQVYLVYSFITIIVLLLFFR from the coding sequence CAACAACAGCAGGTGCATTTGGATGGTTGTGGCTCACACCTGTTTCGCATGAAAGGGCTTCTTATTCAGGGGTTATTGTCTTTGGAGTTATTCTTCTGGTGGTTGCTGTAACATATCTTTTATTGCACGCAAGACGAACTTCCATCCACAGGACACCACTTTGGGACTGTGGTTTTGAAAAAGTTACTTCACGGATGCAGTATAATGCCACATCTTTTTCAATGCCTATACGGAGGATTTTTGGATTTTTCTTTAATGTCAAAGAACAGGTAAGGATTAAACAGACTCAGAGACATCCTGCATTTCCTGAAAGATTGCACTATCATTTACGCATAAGGGATAGATTCTGGAACTGGATTTATCAGCCTATCAGTGATTTAAGTTTCTGGGTCTCGCGAAAGGTCGGGAGACTCCAGCAGGGCAGGATACAGGTTTATCTGGTTTATTCATTTATAACTATTATAGTGCTTTTATTGTTTTTCAGATGA